A window of the Pogona vitticeps strain Pit_001003342236 chromosome 4, PviZW2.1, whole genome shotgun sequence genome harbors these coding sequences:
- the RNASEL gene encoding 2-5A-dependent ribonuclease: MESQFSSPYQKPSESYNKEMATQKAEELNNAVRFGSIETVRKLLEEGTDVNSKVKDGWTPLHSAIQKDMGELVQFLLDKGADPHAKKDNGATPFIIAGIKGNVSLLKLFLEKGSDINEYDNNGFTAFMEAAWHGKEEALRFLYDNGADVNLGRVTDEEKKALNKGGATALMDAAKQGHVAIVEALVKEMEADVNICDNWGRNALVHALSVTEPRRWGEGNETIALFLLNNGADVNKRDEHGKTTLILAAERESQRLVEAILERNEVDIDDADRNNKTALMVAVEKINCEISKVLCEEGARTDIGNLLEIANSNYNTELTELLCKYCKPQNLSQPKTQWTPSSKHWRSKLQDLHGRYRPMIGKLKFFHYQDFRIKRTSQGGVYLGFYDGKEVAVKIFYVGAENAVREKTCLEKCHTSNNLVKLCGWEERKTCLYVCLSLCEKNLEEYFQVADNTAMESKDVLKTIFLAVKELHSFGFGHQDLHPSNILIDVTGKIFLADFDKSREVAEDNRDAIISEDLQALGRLVLYVAMKGKVSFEALPMECPEEVDNCMEVEDLRTSLGTPDKNNRVSGQLDRLIYHPYFWDKKTRYRVLRDVGNESDIKTRNTKYHKNTSEILEALNHEGDPFKGWHDQIEKMVWESMGPFRDKVNKKPEKNKQHYEDCVTGLLKLIRDMGEHFDEKDEELKSKIGNPADYFLTHFPNLTLYVYRSLCNTHYNKHFPNAQ; the protein is encoded by the exons ATGGAAAGCCAGTTCAGTAGTCCCTACCAGAAGCCATCAGAATCATACAATAAGGAAATGGCAACACAGAAAGCAGAGGAGTTAAATAATGCTGTGAGATTTGGTTCAATTGAGACTGTCCGAAAGCTGTTGGAAGAAGGTACAGATGTCAATTCAAAGGTGAAGGATGGCTGGACACCTCTCCATAGCGCCATCCAGAAAGACATGGGGGAACTGGTCCAATTTCTACTTGATAAAGGGGCTGACCCACATGCTAAGAAGGATAATGGTGCTACTCCTTTCATCATAGCTGGAATAAAAGGCAACGTgagccttttaaagctctttcttgAGAAAGGGTCAGACATAAATGAGTATGACAACAATGGCTTCACAGCATTTATGGAGGCTGCTTGGCATGGGAAGGAGGAGGCCTTGAGATTTTTATATGATAATGGAGCTGATGTGAATTTGGGCAGAGTAACTGATGAGGAGAAAAAAGCCCTGAATAAAGGGGGTGCAACAGCCCTGATGGATGCTGCCAAGCAGGGCCATGTTGCTATTGTTGAAGCTCTAGTCAAGGAAATGGAGGCTGATGTGAACATCTGTGACAATTGGGGGAGAAATGCATTAGTTCATGCTCTCTCGGTAACGGAACCCAGGAGGTGGGGTGAAGGCAACGAGACCATTGCCCTTTTCCTCTTAAATAATGGGGCTGATGTGAACAAGAGAGATGAACATGGGAAAACTACTCTCATATTGGCTGCTGAAAGGGAAAGCCAACGCCTGGTGGAGGCTATATTAGAAAGAAATGAAGTTGACATTGATGATGCTGACAGAAACAACAAAACTGCACTGATGGTAGCAGTGGAGAAGATAAACTGTGAAATATCAAAGGTGCTGTGTGAAGAAGGAGCAAGAACAGACATTGGCAACCTCCTTGAGATTGCTAATTCAAATTACAATACTGAATTAACAGAGCTTCTTTGCAAATATTGCAAACCACAGAATCTAAGCCAGCCAAAGACACAGTGGACACCTTCTAGCAAACACTGGAGGTCAAAGCTCCAGGACCTTCATGGAAGGTATCGTCCAATGATTGGAAAGCTTAAGTTTTTCCACTATCAAGATTTTAGGATTAAGAGAACCTCCCAAGGAGGTGTCTATCTGGGATTCTATGATGGAAAAGAGGTGGCTGTAAAGATATTCTATGTTGGTGCTGAAAATGCTGTGCGAGAGAAAACCTGCCTTGAGAAATGCCACACCAGCAACAATCTGGTGAAGCTTTGTGGATGGGAAGAACGGAAGACTTGCCTCTACGTGTGCCTCAGCCTGTGTGAGAAGAACCTTGAGGAGTACTTCCAGGTGGCAGACAACACAGCCATGGAAAGCAAAGATGTTCTTAAAACCATATTTCTCGCAGTGAAGGAGTTGCACTCGTTTGGATTTGGCCACCAGGATCTGCACCCGAGTAACATTTTAATAG atgtTACAGGCAAAATTTTCCTAGCAGATTTTGATAAAAGCAGAGAAGTAGCTGAAGATAATAGAGATGCTATAATCTCTGAAGACTTGCAG GCTCTTGGACGTCTTGTCCTGTATGTTGCAATGAAGGGTAAAGTCAGCTTTGAAGCCTTGCCTATGGAGTGCCCAGAGGAAGTTGATAATTGTATGGAAGTGGAAGACCTCAGAACAAGTCTGGGAACTCCTGATAAAAACAACAGAGTGAGTGGACAGCTAGACCGTTTGATTTACCATCCTTATTTCTGGGACAAGAAGAC GAGATACAGAGTCTTAAGAGATGTTGGGAATGAGAGTGATATCAAAACCCGCAACACTAAGTACCATAAGAATACTAGTGAAATTCTGGAGGCTTTGAATCATGAGGGGGATCCTTTCAAGGGCTGGCATGACCAG ATAGAAAAAATGGTTTGGGAGTCTATGGGTCCCTTTCGTGACAAGGTCAACAAGAAGCCAGAGAAAAACAAGCAGCACTATGAAGACTGTGTGACAGGTTTACTGAAGCTGATTAGAGATATGGGTGAACACTTTGACGAGAAAGATGAAGA gtTGAAAAGCAAAATTGGAAACCCTGCAGATTATTTTCTGACTCATTTTCCAAATTTAACACTTTATGTCTATCGGAGTTTGTGTAATACACATTATAATAAACATTTTCCAAATGCCCAGTAG